In the genome of Bacillus sp. S3, one region contains:
- a CDS encoding D-alanyl-D-alanine carboxypeptidase family protein produces MRMKSKLLTISLVVSLFMVNIPQKVDASPGVSAASAVLIEQKTGRVLFEKDAHTKRRIASITKIMTAILAIESGKLNQTVKVSEQATRAEGSSVYLKPGEEIKLNDLVYGLMLRSGNDTAVAIAEKVGGSLDGFVYLMNQKAKEIGMYNTHFSNPHGLDDHENHYSTAYDMAILMRYAMKDKTFQKISGTKVYKAPNPTENWDRVWKNKNRLLTKYKYTTGGKTGYTKRAKRTLVTTATKGDMNLIAVTLNGPDDWNDHISMYEGGFKEYDMAEVVAKGKIDAANTKYYKGVLYVKKSIVYPATNNEMNLFSVKLKLNKSKKKWIVSKNEEIVGKAAVYLDGKVVQEEPIYFQKVQEKKKKSLFDFVKEIFLSIVGVNGNG; encoded by the coding sequence ATGAGAATGAAATCAAAACTGTTAACAATTTCCCTCGTGGTCTCACTATTTATGGTTAACATTCCTCAAAAGGTTGATGCTTCTCCTGGGGTAAGTGCAGCAAGCGCTGTGCTAATAGAGCAGAAAACTGGACGAGTTCTCTTTGAGAAGGATGCACACACAAAGAGAAGAATCGCTAGCATAACTAAAATCATGACAGCGATTCTTGCGATTGAATCGGGGAAATTGAATCAAACAGTTAAAGTGAGCGAACAAGCGACTCGTGCCGAAGGGTCGTCGGTTTATTTAAAACCTGGCGAAGAAATTAAGCTTAACGATCTTGTCTATGGTTTAATGCTGCGGTCTGGTAATGATACTGCTGTGGCCATTGCCGAGAAGGTGGGAGGAAGCTTAGATGGCTTTGTCTATTTAATGAATCAAAAGGCTAAGGAAATTGGGATGTATAATACCCATTTCTCCAATCCACATGGACTTGATGATCATGAAAATCATTATTCTACGGCATATGATATGGCCATCCTCATGCGCTATGCAATGAAAGACAAAACCTTTCAAAAAATCTCAGGGACAAAGGTATATAAAGCACCGAATCCAACAGAAAATTGGGACAGGGTATGGAAAAACAAAAATCGCCTCCTAACAAAATATAAGTATACTACTGGCGGAAAGACCGGCTATACAAAACGTGCAAAACGAACGCTTGTCACGACAGCCACAAAAGGGGATATGAATTTAATTGCTGTAACTTTAAACGGCCCGGATGATTGGAATGACCATATATCTATGTATGAAGGCGGGTTTAAAGAATATGATATGGCGGAAGTGGTTGCAAAGGGGAAAATCGATGCAGCAAACACCAAATATTATAAAGGTGTTTTGTATGTAAAAAAATCAATTGTTTACCCCGCCACTAATAATGAAATGAATTTGTTTTCTGTTAAATTGAAATTAAATAAATCTAAGAAAAAATGGATCGTTTCGAAAAATGAAGAAATAGTTGGAAAAGCAGCTGTATATTTGGATGGAAAAGTTGTTCAGGAGGAACCTATTTATTTCCAAAAAGTTCAAGAAAAAAAGAAAAAGAGTCTGTTTGATTTTGTAAAGGAAATTTTTCTTTCGATTGTCGGTGTGAATGGCAATGGTTAA